From one Pyxidicoccus sp. MSG2 genomic stretch:
- a CDS encoding IS3 family transposase (programmed frameshift): protein MSESEKKHRRQRRSFSPEFKAGAVKLVLEEGKSVAEVARDLDLTETAFRRWVEQARTDQGHGKPGALTSEERAELSGLRKRVRQLEMERDPVKKCGRLLREGDEVKFRFIHAEKASLSVVFMCRQLGVSRSGYYAWAKRPESQRQKSDRELTAEVAAVHRESRGTYGSPRVHAELRARGRRVSEKRVARLMRQEGLAARRRRLFVRTTDSKHTHPVAPNVVARDFRPPEPNRTWAGDITYVWTAEGWLYLAVVLDLFSRRVVGWSMAERIDRHLVLAALDMALTGREAPALYHSDRGSQYASEDYRARLAERGITCSMSRKGNCWDNAVVESFFSSLKMELVHTRSFRTREEAKLALFEYMEVFYNRRRRHSSLGYVSPAEYERTAEVQRNAA from the exons ATGTCGGAGAGCGAGAAGAAACACAGGAGGCAGCGGCGTAGCTTCAGCCCGGAGTTCAAGGCCGGGGCGGTGAAGCTGGTGCTGGAGGAGGGCAAGTCCGTCGCGGAAGTGGCGCGGGACCTGGACCTGACCGAAACGGCTTTCCGCAGGTGGGTGGAGCAGGCCAGGACGGACCAGGGTCATGGCAAGCCGGGCGCGCTCACCAGCGAGGAACGAGCGGAGCTCTCGGGGCTGCGCAAACGCGTGCGCCAGCTCGAGATGGAGCGAGACC CTGTTAAAAAATGCGGCCGCCTTCTTCGCGAAGGAGATGAAGTGAAGTTCCGCTTCATCCACGCGGAGAAGGCCTCCCTGTCGGTGGTCTTCATGTGCCGCCAGTTGGGTGTTTCCCGCTCTGGCTACTACGCCTGGGCAAAGAGGCCCGAGTCCCAGCGCCAGAAGAGCGACCGCGAACTCACCGCGGAGGTGGCAGCCGTGCATCGCGAGAGCCGCGGTACCTACGGCAGCCCGCGCGTCCATGCGGAGCTGCGCGCGCGGGGCCGCCGCGTCTCTGAGAAGCGCGTCGCGCGTCTCATGCGACAGGAGGGCCTGGCGGCTCGCCGAAGACGCCTCTTCGTGCGGACCACCGACAGCAAGCACACCCATCCGGTCGCCCCCAACGTCGTGGCGCGCGACTTCCGGCCTCCGGAGCCCAACCGAACCTGGGCGGGTGACATCACCTACGTGTGGACTGCCGAGGGCTGGCTCTATCTGGCCGTGGTGCTGGACCTCTTCAGCCGCCGCGTCGTGGGTTGGAGCATGGCAGAGCGCATTGACCGCCACCTGGTCCTCGCGGCTCTCGACATGGCGCTCACGGGGCGTGAGGCCCCCGCGCTGTACCACTCCGACAGGGGCAGTCAGTACGCCAGTGAGGATTACCGAGCGCGGCTGGCTGAGCGTGGCATCACCTGCTCGATGAGTCGCAAGGGCAACTGCTGGGACAACGCCGTGGTGGAGAGCTTCTTCAGCAGCCTGAAGATGGAACTGGTCCACACACGCAGCTTCCGGACGCGTGAGGAGGCGAAGCTCGCGCTGTTCGAGTACATGGAGGTGTTCTACAACCGCAGGCGCCGTCACTCCTCACTCGGTTACGTCAGCCCCGCCGAGTACGAGCGCACGGCTGAGGTGCAGAGGAATGCAGCGTAG
- the tcmP gene encoding three-Cys-motif partner protein TcmP — MRDDERGDADAQELYDGRDQSWVKHFILRKYLERFARIVGSKWSPITYVDGFSGPWNTQSSAFKDSSFAIALDELRRARDTLKAREIELGIRCFFIEKNRAAYQHLHDFAKTTSDADVCTKNCEFEEAIPEILRFIRAGGRSGFPFIFIDPTGWTGFAMDEIRPLLELEPGEVLINFMTKYIRRFVNSPQEVHRESFERLFGSGQIREEIIGLAKQDREDRLVRAYVQNVKRTGRFKHVCTAVVLNPLSATTHFHLIYATRGLKGVEVFKDAEQSAMDEMEARRANAQRHNRVERSGQNELVLFGRRDDPKSDYYEQLRDRYLTKAREGLRRMLEQKVRVLYDDAWAFALAAPLTWEQDVKRWLADWKKEGLLTIEGLGDRERVPKLRQGVNLVWRAGQR; from the coding sequence ATGCGCGATGACGAGCGGGGGGACGCCGATGCGCAGGAACTCTACGATGGCCGCGACCAATCTTGGGTCAAGCACTTCATCTTGAGGAAGTACCTTGAGCGCTTCGCGCGCATCGTCGGCTCGAAATGGAGCCCCATCACGTACGTGGATGGTTTCTCGGGTCCATGGAACACGCAGTCGTCGGCCTTCAAGGATAGCTCCTTCGCCATCGCACTCGATGAGTTACGCAGGGCGCGCGACACGTTGAAGGCTCGCGAGATCGAGCTGGGCATTCGCTGCTTCTTCATCGAGAAGAACCGGGCTGCGTACCAGCATCTTCACGACTTCGCGAAGACTACATCTGACGCCGACGTGTGCACAAAGAACTGTGAGTTTGAGGAGGCCATCCCCGAGATTCTCCGATTCATTAGGGCCGGAGGAAGAAGTGGCTTTCCCTTCATCTTTATCGACCCCACGGGCTGGACGGGCTTTGCGATGGACGAGATTCGCCCTCTGCTGGAATTGGAGCCCGGCGAGGTGCTGATCAACTTCATGACCAAGTACATCCGGCGGTTTGTCAATTCGCCGCAGGAGGTGCATCGCGAGTCCTTCGAGCGTCTCTTCGGAAGCGGCCAGATTCGTGAGGAGATTATTGGGCTGGCCAAGCAGGACCGCGAAGACCGGCTCGTTCGGGCCTACGTCCAAAACGTCAAACGGACGGGCCGGTTCAAGCACGTTTGCACGGCGGTTGTGCTCAATCCGCTTAGCGCCACCACGCATTTCCATCTTATTTACGCGACTCGCGGACTGAAGGGGGTCGAAGTTTTCAAGGACGCCGAGCAAAGTGCGATGGATGAGATGGAGGCGCGCCGCGCCAATGCTCAACGTCATAACCGCGTGGAGCGCTCCGGCCAGAACGAACTGGTCCTCTTTGGCCGACGCGATGACCCGAAGTCGGACTATTACGAGCAACTCCGCGACCGCTACCTCACGAAGGCTCGGGAGGGGCTGCGCAGGATGCTTGAGCAGAAGGTACGCGTTCTGTACGACGACGCTTGGGCGTTCGCACTCGCTGCGCCGCTCACGTGGGAGCAGGACGTTAAGCGGTGGCTCGCCGATTGGAAGAAAGAGGGCCTGCTTACCATTGAAGGCCTTGGTGATCGCGAACGCGTTCCGAAGCTGCGCCAAGGGGTTAATCTTGTCTGGCGCGCAGGCCAGCGCTGA
- a CDS encoding DUF5131 family protein, translating into MAATSKIEWTDATWNPVRGCSKISPGCKHCYAETFAERFRGVPSHPYEQGFDLRLVPEKLAEPLRWATPRKVFVNSMSDLFHKDVPDSYIVSVVRVMTVANWHTYQVLTKRSERLRDLLKTKLRFAADAPHIWWGVSVEDRRYGLPRVEHLRSAPARVRFLSVEPLLEDLGRFELSGIHWVIVGGESGAGARPLLKAWVTSVRDQCRSARVPFFFKQWGGVHKSRTGRELDGRTYDALPDVPWVAPVMDRERRLEAIAVVESNGKAA; encoded by the coding sequence ATGGCAGCCACCTCGAAGATCGAATGGACGGACGCAACGTGGAATCCTGTTCGCGGCTGCTCCAAAATCTCCCCTGGCTGCAAGCACTGCTACGCCGAGACCTTCGCCGAACGGTTCCGCGGTGTGCCCAGCCACCCCTACGAGCAGGGATTTGACCTACGCCTCGTGCCGGAGAAGCTCGCCGAGCCCTTGCGATGGGCAACGCCACGGAAGGTCTTCGTCAACTCGATGAGTGACCTCTTCCACAAGGACGTTCCCGACAGCTACATCGTTTCCGTCGTCAGAGTTATGACGGTGGCGAACTGGCACACCTACCAAGTTCTCACCAAGCGCTCGGAACGACTGCGCGACCTACTGAAGACAAAGCTCCGGTTCGCGGCGGATGCCCCGCATATCTGGTGGGGGGTCAGCGTGGAGGATCGACGCTACGGCCTACCGCGAGTCGAGCATCTGCGTTCTGCCCCAGCACGTGTGCGCTTCCTCTCTGTCGAGCCTCTGCTTGAAGACCTCGGTCGCTTCGAGCTGAGCGGGATCCACTGGGTGATTGTCGGAGGCGAAAGCGGCGCTGGTGCTCGCCCCCTGCTGAAGGCGTGGGTCACATCTGTGAGGGACCAGTGCCGCAGCGCGCGCGTGCCCTTTTTCTTCAAGCAATGGGGCGGCGTCCACAAGAGCCGGACTGGCCGTGAACTGGATGGCAGGACCTACGATGCCCTTCCTGACGTACCCTGGGTTGCTCCCGTGATGGACCGTGAGCGACGATTGGAGGCAATCGCAGTTGTTGAATCCAACGGGAAGGCAGCGTGA
- the sigZ gene encoding RNA polymerase sigma factor SigZ translates to MQPQPPPWKEYRDQLVRFVRRRVEDPQAAEDIVHDVLIRAYASRETAREPRKLQQWLYQSTRNALVDHYRARRPAEPLPEELAELEEDRGTAREELARCLQPLLAALPAHYREAVELSELQGFTQAETARRLGLSLSGAKSRVQRGRGRLEEALLACCRVELDSRRSVVDFEPQRRDVGAQGKTPRAVGAARSCCRPSP, encoded by the coding sequence ATGCAGCCCCAGCCCCCACCATGGAAGGAGTACCGAGACCAGTTGGTGCGCTTCGTGCGGCGCCGCGTGGAGGACCCACAGGCAGCAGAGGACATCGTCCACGATGTCCTCATCCGGGCCTACGCGAGCCGTGAGACAGCGCGCGAGCCACGCAAGCTCCAGCAGTGGCTGTACCAGAGCACCCGGAACGCACTGGTGGACCATTACCGCGCGCGTAGGCCGGCCGAACCCCTTCCCGAGGAGCTCGCAGAGCTGGAGGAGGACCGGGGCACGGCACGAGAGGAGCTCGCGCGGTGCCTTCAGCCCCTGCTAGCCGCGCTGCCGGCGCACTACCGCGAAGCGGTGGAGCTGTCCGAGCTGCAGGGATTCACCCAGGCAGAGACGGCGCGCCGGCTTGGCCTCTCTCTTTCTGGTGCCAAGTCGCGCGTGCAGCGAGGGCGCGGGCGGCTCGAGGAGGCGCTGCTCGCCTGCTGCCGCGTCGAGTTGGACAGCAGGCGGAGCGTCGTGGACTTCGAGCCCCAGAGGAGAGACGTGGGGGCGCAAGGGAAGACTCCACGCGCGGTGGGCGCGGCGCGGTCATGCTGCCGCCCGTCCCCCTGA
- a CDS encoding ArsR/SmtB family transcription factor, with protein sequence MARLTPVSVFKALSDEHRLRMLKFITTADAACCRTGEGVCACDVQEFIGLAQPTVSQHLKILVDAGLLHVERRGKWNYYTLASEGFSVAQSVLRGYTAESTPKPRAAAG encoded by the coding sequence ATGGCACGCCTCACACCGGTCAGCGTCTTCAAGGCCCTCTCGGATGAGCACCGGCTGCGGATGCTGAAGTTCATCACCACCGCGGACGCGGCCTGCTGCCGCACCGGCGAGGGAGTGTGCGCCTGCGACGTGCAGGAGTTCATCGGCCTGGCGCAGCCCACGGTGTCGCAGCACCTGAAGATTCTCGTCGACGCGGGCCTGCTGCACGTCGAGCGCCGCGGCAAGTGGAACTACTACACGCTCGCCAGCGAGGGCTTCAGCGTGGCCCAGAGCGTCCTCCGCGGCTACACCGCCGAGAGCACCCCGAAGCCCCGCGCCGCTGCAGGCTAG
- a CDS encoding FAD-dependent oxidoreductase, with protein sequence MSTEHLPIVVIGAGPVGLAAAAHLVKRGETPVVLEAGPEVGHNVRAWGHVRLFSPWRYVVDSAAASLLEPTGWQAPDAEALPTGKQLVERYLVPLAATVQLAPTLRLSTRVLSVTRQRRDKLKDTGRDTAPFVVTVLREGGREERIEARAVIDASGTYQTANPLGASGVPALGEAALATRIFYGIPDVLGAHRARYASRRVLVVGSGHSAFNALLDLAQLAREAPGTQVVWAFRRPEDDRRLFGGGGKDALSARGDLGTRTRALVESGKVRLAPDFHLEALEETAEGLVASDGERRLPAVDEVVATTGFRPDLSLSRELRLSLDVSVEAPSALAPLIDPNLHSCGSVPPHGEAELRHPEYGFYVVGMKAYARAPTFLLLTGYEQVRSVAAYLTGDVAAARQVHLVLPETGVCSTDFREEASACCAVEDSPRAASEGCAAGSCTSPSVAVAAREQAGGCCSSATSLAAPSNGQGDTPAAAALPFLASTGASSCCQ encoded by the coding sequence ATGAGCACCGAGCACCTTCCCATCGTTGTCATCGGAGCCGGCCCCGTGGGGCTGGCCGCCGCCGCCCACCTGGTGAAGCGGGGTGAAACGCCCGTCGTCCTGGAGGCAGGGCCCGAGGTGGGCCACAACGTGCGCGCCTGGGGGCACGTGCGCCTGTTCTCGCCCTGGCGCTATGTGGTGGATTCCGCTGCGGCCTCCCTCCTTGAGCCCACGGGCTGGCAGGCCCCGGACGCCGAGGCGCTGCCCACCGGCAAACAGCTCGTGGAGCGCTACCTCGTCCCCCTCGCGGCCACCGTGCAGCTAGCGCCGACGTTGCGGCTTTCTACCCGTGTCCTCTCCGTCACCCGTCAGCGGCGCGACAAGCTGAAGGACACAGGCCGCGACACAGCGCCCTTCGTCGTCACCGTACTGCGAGAAGGCGGAAGGGAGGAGCGCATCGAGGCCCGCGCGGTCATCGACGCATCCGGTACGTACCAGACGGCCAACCCGCTCGGCGCGAGCGGAGTGCCTGCCCTCGGCGAGGCGGCGCTGGCGACGCGCATCTTCTACGGCATCCCCGACGTGCTGGGCGCCCACCGTGCACGGTACGCCAGCCGGCGGGTGCTGGTGGTGGGCAGCGGGCACTCCGCCTTCAACGCCCTGCTGGACCTGGCGCAGCTCGCCCGCGAAGCGCCTGGCACGCAGGTGGTATGGGCCTTCCGCCGGCCGGAGGATGACCGGCGGCTCTTCGGGGGCGGCGGGAAGGACGCGCTATCAGCCCGGGGAGATTTGGGCACCCGCACACGAGCGCTCGTCGAGAGTGGCAAGGTGCGCCTCGCCCCGGACTTCCACCTGGAGGCATTGGAGGAGACGGCGGAAGGGTTGGTGGCGAGCGACGGCGAGCGCCGACTGCCGGCCGTGGACGAGGTGGTCGCCACGACGGGCTTCCGGCCGGACCTCTCCCTCTCGCGGGAGTTGCGCCTGTCGCTCGACGTCAGCGTGGAGGCGCCCAGCGCCCTCGCGCCGCTCATCGACCCCAACCTGCACTCCTGCGGGAGCGTGCCGCCACACGGGGAGGCGGAGCTCCGTCACCCGGAGTACGGCTTCTACGTGGTGGGGATGAAGGCCTATGCGCGCGCGCCCACGTTCCTCCTGCTGACGGGCTACGAGCAGGTGCGCTCGGTGGCGGCATACCTCACGGGAGACGTGGCCGCGGCGAGACAGGTGCACCTGGTGCTGCCAGAAACGGGGGTGTGCTCCACGGATTTCCGGGAGGAGGCCAGTGCCTGCTGCGCGGTGGAGGATTCTCCTCGTGCTGCCTCGGAAGGGTGTGCTGCCGGGAGCTGCACGTCGCCGTCCGTCGCTGTCGCCGCCCGGGAGCAGGCGGGTGGATGCTGCTCGAGCGCCACCTCCCTCGCGGCGCCGTCGAATGGGCAGGGGGACACACCTGCAGCCGCCGCGCTCCCCTTCCTCGCGTCCACGGGCGCGTCGAGCTGCTGCCAGTAG
- a CDS encoding MFS transporter has product MRVALTLPRLPQLDSGWRLAWTFALTETVSYGVLHYAFSVFMVPMETELGWSRAATAGSFSLGLLVSGLAAPWAGAWVDRHGPRALMTVGSTLGAALVLAWAHVQTLPALYLIWLGLGLARAAVLYEPAFATLSRLSAPRRARAIALVTGVAGFASTIFLPLATWLVASLGWRAALLLLAAILAVGTAAPHALWLGDSSRSVLHASEELAGRAPASSSPTHNASVRWLALAFALSSLVASAVHAHLVSWLLQRGHSATFAAAAAGGLGAAAVAGRLVLLALSNGVAPLSLMRALCVAQTLALGCLLLSGSTGAWAFVALFGAATGTLTPTRALLVAEMFPAASVGRRAGQVGRIATLGQALGPWGVGLLSAWGLGEEGMLLLLAALCLLAAAAVRGESSVDASPPASETRSVS; this is encoded by the coding sequence ATGCGAGTCGCACTCACCCTCCCCCGCCTCCCGCAGCTCGACAGCGGGTGGCGGCTGGCCTGGACATTCGCCCTCACCGAGACGGTGTCCTATGGCGTCCTGCACTACGCCTTCTCCGTCTTCATGGTGCCCATGGAGACGGAGTTGGGCTGGAGCCGTGCGGCCACCGCGGGCAGCTTCTCCTTGGGCCTGCTTGTCTCAGGGCTCGCCGCGCCGTGGGCGGGGGCATGGGTGGACAGGCACGGCCCGCGCGCGTTGATGACGGTGGGCTCCACCCTCGGCGCGGCCCTCGTGCTGGCCTGGGCGCACGTGCAAACGCTTCCAGCGCTGTACCTCATCTGGCTCGGGCTCGGGCTGGCGCGTGCAGCGGTCCTCTACGAGCCGGCATTCGCCACCCTCTCCCGCCTCTCCGCCCCGCGACGTGCGCGGGCCATCGCACTCGTCACCGGAGTGGCGGGCTTTGCCAGCACCATCTTCCTTCCCTTGGCAACCTGGCTCGTTGCGTCCCTGGGGTGGCGAGCGGCGCTGCTGCTGCTCGCCGCCATTCTGGCGGTGGGCACCGCGGCGCCACACGCCCTGTGGCTGGGGGATTCGAGTCGGAGCGTCCTGCATGCGTCCGAGGAGCTCGCAGGCCGTGCCCCGGCGTCTTCGTCCCCAACCCACAACGCCTCCGTGAGGTGGCTGGCGCTTGCCTTCGCGCTGTCCTCGCTGGTCGCCTCGGCAGTGCATGCGCACCTCGTCTCCTGGCTCCTCCAGCGAGGGCACTCGGCCACCTTCGCCGCGGCGGCGGCGGGAGGGTTGGGCGCGGCGGCCGTAGCGGGCCGCCTCGTCCTCCTGGCCCTCAGCAATGGCGTGGCGCCATTGAGCCTCATGCGCGCATTGTGTGTGGCGCAGACGCTCGCGTTGGGGTGCCTCCTCCTCTCGGGCTCCACCGGTGCGTGGGCTTTCGTGGCGCTCTTCGGCGCCGCAACCGGGACGCTCACTCCGACACGAGCGCTCCTGGTGGCAGAGATGTTTCCCGCGGCATCCGTCGGCCGCCGAGCGGGCCAGGTGGGGCGCATTGCGACTCTGGGACAGGCGCTCGGCCCTTGGGGGGTAGGCCTTCTCAGCGCCTGGGGGCTTGGAGAGGAAGGGATGCTGCTGTTGCTCGCCGCCCTCTGTCTGCTTGCGGCAGCGGCGGTCCGGGGCGAGTCGTCCGTGGACGCCTCGCCCCCTGCTTCAGAAACCAGGAGCGTGTCATGA
- a CDS encoding GNAT family N-acetyltransferase, giving the protein MEALLQTAEAAGFSKLVLRVFVENEASRALLRAVGFREVGAYHRHGKLEGARKYVVMVERLLSPA; this is encoded by the coding sequence ATGGAAGCGCTCCTCCAGACTGCCGAAGCGGCGGGCTTCTCTAAGCTCGTCTTGAGGGTCTTCGTGGAGAACGAGGCCAGCCGGGCGCTGCTGCGGGCCGTGGGCTTCCGAGAGGTGGGCGCCTACCACCGGCACGGGAAGCTGGAGGGAGCCAGGAAGTACGTGGTCATGGTCGAGCGGCTCTTGAGCCCGGCGTGA
- a CDS encoding ArsR/SmtB family transcription factor: MAQRVADARGRSIDELIALLDSGFLRALTEPARLELLKVLLRHGPADVGAIAAHLPQDRSVISRHLKVLSDVGIVRARRDGRHRIYEVDGPSFLASFEGLLSRARELAPICCPPSSGT; the protein is encoded by the coding sequence ATGGCGCAACGTGTGGCAGACGCCCGGGGCCGGAGCATTGACGAGCTCATTGCGCTCCTGGACTCAGGCTTCCTGCGAGCGCTCACCGAGCCCGCGCGGCTGGAGCTCCTGAAGGTGCTCCTCCGCCATGGCCCCGCCGACGTCGGAGCCATCGCCGCACACCTGCCGCAGGACCGCTCCGTCATCTCACGCCACCTCAAAGTGCTGAGCGACGTCGGCATTGTGCGCGCACGACGTGACGGGCGGCACCGCATCTACGAGGTGGATGGCCCGTCCTTCCTCGCGTCGTTCGAAGGACTTCTCTCGCGTGCACGTGAGCTCGCGCCCATCTGCTGCCCGCCCTCCTCCGGCACGTAG
- a CDS encoding DUF305 domain-containing protein: protein MRKALQVVMAGALGMSALAFAGDSSAGPASAKWESEELRQTMLRGTREMQTMQMSGDVDYDFITVMRKHHQDAIALAEMELELGTDPQARELARRIRDSQKKDLADFRRWLSQHDPQGTGGSGTP from the coding sequence ATGCGCAAGGCGCTGCAGGTCGTGATGGCGGGGGCCCTCGGCATGTCGGCGCTCGCCTTTGCAGGTGACAGCTCCGCTGGACCCGCGAGTGCAAAGTGGGAGTCCGAGGAGCTGCGTCAGACGATGCTGCGGGGGACCCGGGAGATGCAGACGATGCAGATGTCGGGTGACGTCGACTACGACTTCATCACCGTCATGCGAAAGCACCACCAGGACGCCATCGCGCTGGCCGAGATGGAGTTGGAACTCGGCACGGACCCGCAGGCCAGGGAGCTGGCTCGCCGGATTCGCGACTCGCAGAAGAAGGACCTCGCGGACTTCAGGCGCTGGCTCTCCCAGCACGACCCGCAAGGCACGGGCGGCAGTGGAACGCCGTGA
- the pstA gene encoding phosphate ABC transporter permease PstA yields MEQTLTQAVRSEASATIPRQRRRRGFWTEGRFRALCLVALALPLLLLFILFGSALWQALPRLGWDFLTSYPSRKAELAGILPAFVGSACLMGLTAMLAIPVGLGAAIYLEEYARPGRFTALVELNIANLAGVPSIIYGLLGLEVFVRVVGLGRSLLAGAATLALLLLPMVIMVSREALRTVPRSYREASLALGATSWQTTYRVVVPACLPGIFTGIILSLARAIGETAPLITIGALTYVAFLPDSVNSAFTALPIQIFNWVSRPQAAFHVNAAAGIVVLLTLMLVLNGMAIWMRMRLARRVE; encoded by the coding sequence ATGGAGCAGACTCTGACGCAGGCCGTCCGAAGCGAGGCGAGTGCCACCATCCCCCGGCAGCGGCGGCGCCGCGGATTCTGGACGGAGGGCCGCTTTCGCGCCCTCTGTCTCGTGGCGCTGGCGCTGCCGCTGCTGCTGCTGTTCATCCTCTTTGGCAGCGCGCTCTGGCAGGCGCTGCCACGGCTGGGCTGGGACTTTCTCACCAGCTACCCCTCCCGCAAGGCGGAGCTGGCCGGCATCCTTCCCGCCTTCGTGGGCAGTGCGTGCCTCATGGGTCTGACGGCGATGCTAGCCATCCCGGTGGGCCTGGGCGCAGCCATCTACCTGGAGGAGTACGCACGGCCTGGGCGCTTCACGGCGCTCGTCGAGCTGAACATCGCCAACCTGGCAGGCGTGCCCTCCATCATCTACGGCCTGCTGGGTTTGGAGGTCTTCGTCCGGGTGGTGGGGCTGGGCCGCAGTCTGCTGGCCGGCGCTGCGACACTGGCGCTGCTGCTATTGCCCATGGTCATCATGGTGTCGCGCGAGGCGCTGCGTACCGTCCCCCGGTCCTACCGCGAGGCGTCCCTCGCGCTGGGGGCCACCTCCTGGCAGACGACGTACCGGGTGGTCGTCCCTGCATGCCTGCCGGGCATCTTCACCGGCATCATCCTCTCCCTGGCGAGGGCCATTGGCGAGACGGCGCCGCTCATCACCATTGGCGCGCTCACCTACGTGGCATTCCTTCCGGATTCCGTGAATAGCGCCTTCACCGCGCTGCCCATTCAAATCTTCAACTGGGTGTCCCGTCCCCAGGCGGCTTTTCACGTCAACGCGGCAGCGGGCATCGTGGTGCTGCTCACCCTCATGCTGGTGCTGAACGGCATGGCCATCTGGATGCGAATGCGCTTGGCGCGCAGGGTGGAGTAG
- the pstC gene encoding phosphate ABC transporter permease subunit PstC, producing the protein MLSRRRLSSVLSEKGISSLLLLCAAVSIVTTAGIIAVLVVETAGFFSEVSLAQFLFDTEWTPLFADKHFGIWPLLSGTLLTTAIAVGVAIPLGLLSAIYLSEFAAPRTRRIVKPLLELLAGVPTVVYGYFALMAVTPFLQRFIPGLSGFNALGAGIVMGVMILPVIASLSEDAIHAVPMGLREASYALGADKLATIFRIVVPAATSGIAASVILGVSRAIGETMIVAIAAGQQPRLTLDPRVPVETMTAYIVQVSLGDTPTGTLEYRTIFAVGMTLFLMTLGLNLLSHRLRRRIQKGGTL; encoded by the coding sequence ATGCTTTCCAGACGACGACTTTCCAGCGTGCTGTCAGAGAAGGGCATCTCCTCCCTCCTGCTGCTGTGCGCGGCCGTCTCCATCGTCACCACGGCAGGCATCATCGCCGTGCTGGTGGTGGAGACAGCCGGCTTCTTCAGCGAGGTGTCCCTCGCGCAGTTCCTCTTCGACACCGAGTGGACGCCGCTATTCGCCGACAAGCACTTCGGCATCTGGCCGCTCCTGTCTGGCACGCTCCTCACCACGGCCATCGCGGTAGGGGTGGCCATCCCGCTCGGGCTGCTGTCCGCCATCTACCTCAGCGAATTCGCCGCGCCCCGTACTCGCCGAATCGTCAAACCGCTTCTGGAGCTGCTGGCTGGGGTGCCCACCGTCGTCTACGGCTACTTCGCCCTCATGGCCGTCACGCCCTTCCTCCAGCGTTTCATTCCCGGCCTGTCCGGCTTCAACGCGCTGGGGGCGGGCATCGTCATGGGAGTGATGATTCTTCCCGTCATCGCCTCCCTCAGCGAGGACGCCATCCACGCCGTGCCCATGGGGCTGCGCGAGGCGTCCTATGCGCTGGGGGCCGACAAGCTCGCGACCATCTTCCGCATCGTCGTACCGGCAGCCACCAGCGGCATCGCGGCCTCCGTCATCCTGGGCGTCTCGCGCGCCATCGGCGAGACGATGATTGTGGCCATCGCGGCAGGTCAGCAGCCCCGCCTGACGCTGGACCCACGCGTGCCGGTGGAGACGATGACGGCCTACATCGTCCAGGTGTCGCTGGGAGACACGCCCACGGGCACGCTGGAGTACCGCACCATCTTCGCCGTGGGGATGACCCTGTTCCTCATGACGCTCGGCCTCAACCTCTTGTCGCACCGGCTGCGCCGCCGCATCCAGAAGGGAGGCACCCTGTGA